ATTTTCTTGTCGTTGTAGATATGTTCATCTCAGAAACTGCCCAACTAGCAGATTTACTTTTACCGTCTTCTTCTTATTTAGAAAACGAAGGAACGATGACGAATTTAGAAGGTAGAATAACGTTAAGAAATGGTGAAAGAAAAAAACCGGGTGAAGTTAAACATGATTGGGAAATTCTTCGTGATATTGCAACAATACTTGGAGAAGGAGAATATTTTAATTACGCTACCTCTGAAGACATATTTAATGAGCTTAGAGTAGCAAGTCGAGGAGGAAGGGCTGATTATGCTGGTGTTACTTATGAAAGGTTAAATAATAAAGAAAAGCTGTATTGGCCTTGTCCAAATAGTGACCATCCAGGAACAGAGAGGCTTTTTAGCGATCAGTTTGCACATACAGATGGGAGAGCAGTAATCAAAGTCATAGCAACTACACCTAACCGTGAAGCAATCTCAGAAGATTACCCTCTATACTTGACGACAGGTAGAGTATTAGCACATTATTTATCAGGAACTCAAACTAGACGAAGTTCATCACTCAACTCGCGTTATCCTGAATCACATATTGAAATTCACCCGTTAGCCGCAAAGAAGTTTGGAGTTAAAGATAAAAGTTTTGTTAAGCTGGAGTCAAAAAGGGGAAGTGTCGTCGTACGATGCAAAATAACACCGAAAATTCGACGTGATACAGTCTTTGTACCATTTCACTGGGGAGATATACAAAATATTAATCGAATTACTGATCCCTCCTTTGACCCATCATGTAAAATGCCAAGCTTTAAGCTATGCGCTGTAAAAATAAGTCCGTTTTAGCATGTTTTCAAAATAGATGAAGCCGATTTAGTCATGTGTTTTCTCGTTGATTGTTGTTTTTCGTACTAAGATTTAATTATACGCAACTTAAGTTGGTGGCGGCTTTTCTCTGATAAAACGATGATCAACGTATAAAACTACATGTTTCGGTTTGGTTATAATGGCAACAAAAAAGAGCTTTTCTCCAAGGCGATTGAACAACTGCTATTAAGGGAATTTAATTGTTTAATAATACATTCTCCTTTTCATAGATAAAAAAAAACGATATAGTATTGACAATCACACTTAGCTAATTACTGAAAAGGGGGATTTCTGTGCAACAGTGGATTAAAGAAGTTGGTAGAGGAAAAAAGGGTTCAAAAGATTTAACTTATGAAGAAATGCGTGAAGCTGCACGCTTAATTTCAAGTGGTAAGGCAACCGACTCACAAATTAGTGCTTTTTTAATAGCGGAGCGAATGAAGGGAGAAACATATAGTGAAGTACTTGGCTTTATCGATGAACTTAAAGGGTGCTCAAAGAAGCTAAACCTTCCATCTACCATTTCAGATGACTTAATTGATTTTGCTGGTCCATATGATGGTAGGAAAGGTTTTGTTACAACTGTTCCTACTTCATTATTATTAGCGGAAGCTGGTGTGCCAGTTTTATTACATAGTAGTGACACTTTACCTCCTAAACATGGCATGACAATTAAAGATATCCTCTCAGAATTATCGATTCAGACAAATGCAACACCAAAACAAATTGAGGACTCAATTATGAGTAATCAAATCGGCTTTGTTTGGACAGAAAATCTATGTGAACCTTTGAAAAAAATAAGGCATATTCGAGAAGAAATTGGCGTTCGTTCAATTATTAATACAGTTGAGAAAATGCTTAACCTTGGAAATGCAAAGAAAATGATGGTAGGTGTATTTCATAAAACTGCAGTAGATAAACTCATTCCAATTATCCAACAATCTAGTTATGATG
This portion of the Cytobacillus sp. IB215665 genome encodes:
- a CDS encoding anthranilate phosphoribosyltransferase, producing MQQWIKEVGRGKKGSKDLTYEEMREAARLISSGKATDSQISAFLIAERMKGETYSEVLGFIDELKGCSKKLNLPSTISDDLIDFAGPYDGRKGFVTTVPTSLLLAEAGVPVLLHSSDTLPPKHGMTIKDILSELSIQTNATPKQIEDSIMSNQIGFVWTENLCEPLKKIRHIREEIGVRSIINTVEKMLNLGNAKKMMVGVFHKTAVDKLIPIIQQSSYDVGYVVQGEDGSEDLPIHRKSFVYKVTNSHAESFLLNPEQYGLKYEKDDEVLTKQEQATIMKRILNGEQAPELLPLRAKVIYNTAVRYFLFNITPTIEGGIEKATEQLNEGKGISQLNRWQQLLYS